From Aegilops tauschii subsp. strangulata cultivar AL8/78 chromosome 5, Aet v6.0, whole genome shotgun sequence:
GCGGCAACAGCATTACCACGGACAGCATGGATTTGCATCCGGCTGAAGCCCACAGGTGATCATGGATCCGCCCTAGTGCGCCCGGTCGCGGAGGACATCGAGCTCCACCTCGGTCGGGTCAGTTGCCTGGATCTCGTAGTGGAACCCGTCGAGCTCCTGCTTGATGCGGTCCTTGGAGGTGGAGTACAGCATCTTGGCGCGGATGCGGGATGTGTCAGGGGACCTGGTGCAGCATGTGCATTATTAGTTATAAATAAGTTGAAGTGAGACCAATGGACAGGGAGGAGAGGATGCATTAGACAATCAGGCATGTGCAGAAGGTGATTTTTTTTTTTGATCTATGCATAAGAGCACTGCTATCAGACAAGTCAACTTTCGCAATAAAGAACCAACAAATTGGCAAAGCATATTCTGAAGACATGTGGACATACACTGTTGTTCTTCCTGGAGAGCTACAGCATAGATACCAGGTACAATCAAAATAAGAAAAGGCTATCATGGCTATAGATTCCTCTAGCAATGTCCGTCATGGTTATAAATAAGCTGAAGTGATATAAAGAGAAAAGAGGGAGTGCATCGGCTATAAAGCAGTGCGAATGGTGATTTTTCAGCTATGCATACTAGTACTGCTATCAGAGAAGTCAACTTTCGTAATGGAGAACAAATTGACACTATTGGCAAAGCATATTCTGAAGACAAGTGGACATGCGGTGTTATCTTTTCTGGACAGCTACAAGCACAGATACAAAACAAGAAAAGGCTATCATGGCTATAGATTCCTCTAGCAATACTCGTCCAGGTTCATAATTCAATACTTCATATAGGCAAAATTAAGAAACCAACAATATCTAGTGTAGATTCATGACAAGCACTACACTGCTTACCCTACCAGGAACTCCCATGACTATTCAACAAGGTCTAGTTAGGGTTCATTTTTTCAAAGAAGCCATTTAAGACTAATTGGCAGATAGTTTCTCATCTTAACGCGGACATTAACATATGGATATGTGACTATGAAGCTCACCAGGCAATGAAGAAAATCTTGCTTTTCTGCACATTCTCCCCAGTAACAAAGTCAAAATCATAAAGGGCATATCTGCAGTCATTCTCTGGGAGACAAGCCAGGAAATCATCATAACTCTCAGTTGTAGCCCCCGTCTTCTCCACAACAACCTGCTTTTGCTTTTCTTCTATTTTGAAGATGACATAGCGAAATGCCTTCTTCATCTGAAGCTCCAGGAATGTCTCCCTGATATCAGGAGCAACTCCCATGCCAGAGGATGCATTGGACTGCAAAAAGAACACATATAAGAGAATGAAATGAAGGAAACCAAAAACTTGACAACAAGACAAAATGTTTGAGAGTGAGTCTCTGTTCCAGATTATCCCATAATTCCAAACAAATATATATTAAAAAAAGACTTCAtgcttggctgataatattgccTAGCATTCCAACTGGATATGTGCGACTGTAAAAACAAGTAAATAGCCGTTCAATTGTTCAACAGGTCAAATGAATCACCAGCAACACCTCAGTAATGATAACAGTGTAAACAGCCTAGTTGGTGGTCATGTTGATACAATCATAGTGTTCAATGTAAAGTTCAGAAGGTCTGCATTTCTACTTTTAAGATTGGGTTTAAATTCACAAGGGGTCAGATTAAGGAAATGATTTGTTTCTGTAAAGGATGATCGGCCTGATCAGAGACCAGGGTAGTGTCCTGGGACGATAAGCCACGCTTTGTTGTTGATGGTCATTTGGAAAAAGGTTCTAATAACTTCTGTTGGAAGGCTTTCGCCCCCAGTCATGTTCTCCTAACTAAGATTCCATTCTTTGACACAGAAATATGCAGTAAACAGGAAACGAGGCTCTTAGATCGGTCATCCTGGTTAACAAATGGAGCTGATTCCACTAGCATGCCAAAATACAACCAGGGAACCAACTACGTCATCTCTCTTTGAATTATTCAACCCAGCCCTGGATAAAAACTACCATAGTAAAATTCATGAACCCTGTAATGTCAATTGCATGACTACAAAATCCAACAATAAACAAAGAGTTCAAATACCACGTAACAAGCTCTAGTACACCAATTTGTCATAAAGAGCAACCCCAATCTTGCAGAAGATCAATTGTTCAAGATGTATTAACCAATATGATAAGATTGACAGTAAGCGTAACCAGAACATGAATATGAGTGCTTCCACCCTAAAAATAGGGAACTCGGCTATTTCTCACTCCAAGAAGGAAAAGACTGGTTCAAACATGGCTATCCCTCGACCACCGATGGGGACTCAATTTTCAATGATAATGCAAGCAAGCATGGTCCACTCTGATATGAAAGAATAATGGTCATGTATCCAAGGGGCAACTGACACGCCAAGTGGTCCATGCTCTCCTTAATTTCCATGGCGACATAGATATCGACACCTGGTGCTGATGGCATGCAGTACAGATAACTACAGAAAACAGATAAACTACCAGAACAAAAAAAATCAGGTAATCAGCCAAACCCACGCCAAATTAGGTACCCACCGAACCATCCCCAGTCCATCCATCCTCTCTCTACCGCCACCTTCCGCTTACCCTCCGCAATCCACACCACCTTGCACTACTCGAAACCCAGAGCGGTTGCTGGAAAAAACAGAAAACCCGTCGCAACAGACGGAACAAACCGCTCGTGCGCCGTCGGATCCCACGGCCTGCGGCCGTC
This genomic window contains:
- the LOC109759106 gene encoding actin-depolymerizing factor 2; this encodes MAFMRTSSNASSGMGVAPDIRETFLELQMKKAFRYVIFKIEEKQKQVVVEKTGATTESYDDFLACLPENDCRYALYDFDFVTGENVQKSKIFFIAWSPDTSRIRAKMLYSTSKDRIKQELDGFHYEIQATDPTEVELDVLRDRAH